A window from Tistrella bauzanensis encodes these proteins:
- a CDS encoding ABC transporter permease, with product MLRHVGRRLATALPSLIGVIITAFLLTRVLPGDPAAYFAGPAATEQAIAEIRTQLGLDRPVHEQFIAYVSDLAQGNLGTSLTTGQPVTQDIIARLPASAELTLTGLLAAVLIAVPLGIAAAVRQGSWIDHLSRILATSGVSLPVFFTGLLLVYVFYYQTGIAPAPLGRLDIFFSPPPQVTGFYLIDSLIAGDIETFRSAAAQIFLPATTLAIFSLAPITRMTRASMLSVLASDFVRTARANGLSTWRVIVVYAFRNAMLPVITTLGMVFSFLLGANVLVEKVFAWPGIGSYAVEALIASDFAPVQGFVLAMAALYVLLNLLIDLAYGVIDPRVQMEG from the coding sequence ATGCTGCGCCATGTCGGACGTCGCCTTGCCACCGCCCTGCCCAGCCTGATCGGGGTGATCATCACCGCCTTCCTGCTCACCCGCGTGCTGCCGGGCGATCCGGCGGCCTATTTCGCCGGCCCCGCCGCCACCGAACAGGCCATCGCCGAGATCCGCACCCAGTTGGGCCTGGACCGGCCGGTTCACGAGCAGTTCATCGCCTATGTCAGCGATCTGGCGCAGGGCAATCTCGGCACCTCGCTGACCACCGGCCAGCCGGTGACCCAGGATATCATCGCCCGCCTGCCGGCCTCGGCCGAACTGACCCTGACCGGGTTGCTGGCCGCGGTGCTGATCGCGGTGCCGCTGGGCATCGCCGCCGCGGTCCGCCAGGGATCCTGGATCGACCATCTGAGCCGGATCCTCGCCACATCGGGGGTCTCGCTGCCGGTGTTCTTCACCGGGCTGCTGCTGGTCTATGTGTTCTATTACCAGACCGGCATCGCGCCCGCGCCGCTGGGGCGGCTGGACATCTTCTTCTCCCCGCCACCACAGGTCACCGGCTTCTATCTGATCGACAGCCTGATCGCCGGCGATATCGAAACCTTCCGCTCGGCCGCGGCCCAGATCTTCCTGCCCGCCACCACGCTCGCGATCTTCTCGCTGGCGCCGATCACCCGCATGACCCGCGCCTCGATGCTGTCGGTGCTGGCGTCGGATTTCGTCCGCACCGCCCGCGCCAACGGCCTCAGCACCTGGCGGGTGATCGTGGTCTATGCCTTCCGCAACGCCATGCTGCCGGTGATCACCACGCTGGGCATGGTGTTCTCGTTTCTGCTGGGGGCGAATGTGCTGGTGGAAAAGGTCTTCGCCTGGCCCGGTATCGGCTCCTATGCGGTCGAGGCGCTGATCGCCTCGGATTTCGCACCGGTTCAGGGCTTCGTGCTGGCGATGGCGGCCTTGTATGTGCTGCTCAACCTGCTGATCGACCTCGCCTATGGCGTGATCGACCCCCGCGTCCAGATGGAGGGCTGA